The Mucilaginibacter mallensis genome has a segment encoding these proteins:
- a CDS encoding cupin domain-containing protein — protein MKNNKRTLAGAMIFGITWALILLTSPGSAQAQQPGTKRTELQRHDLSIPGREAVQVRIDFEPGAVAPKHTHPGEEVIYVLEGLLEYKVGEELPKTLKAGDVLFIPAGVIHSAKNVGSVKGSELATYVVEKGKPLVTLVN, from the coding sequence ATGAAAAACAACAAACGTACCCTTGCCGGTGCAATGATCTTCGGTATTACGTGGGCCCTTATCCTGCTTACTTCCCCAGGCTCTGCCCAAGCGCAGCAGCCGGGCACCAAGCGCACCGAACTACAGCGGCACGATCTCAGTATTCCAGGACGCGAGGCCGTCCAGGTGCGCATCGATTTCGAACCGGGAGCGGTGGCACCTAAGCACACACATCCGGGCGAAGAGGTTATCTATGTCCTCGAAGGTTTGCTGGAGTACAAGGTCGGTGAAGAACTGCCGAAGACCCTCAAGGCAGGCGATGTCTTATTTATCCCGGCTGGAGTGATTCATTCAGCGAAGAATGTCGGTAGTGTCAAGGGGAGTGAGCTCGCAACGTATGTCGTCGAAAAAGGGAAGCCGTTAGTCACGCTGGTCAATTGA
- a CDS encoding MFS transporter produces the protein MEKLKASRWFALLIVLAAPFLSLMDIFIVNIAIPAIRKGLHSSDAELQIVIAGYLLGYASFMITGGRAGDHFGRKKIFLWGMAVFTLASCWCGLSRSAFELNTARFLQGGSASFMVPQTISYIQLLFTEPKDRAKAIGTFGLILGLASMLGQFLGGFFTYYHFAIAGWRLIFFINLPIGIAAMIAAWFFIEEIPLHIGAKFDLSGSVILSLALFALIIPIIQGRELGWPLWCVLGLILSFVLFAWFIVDQNKKLKEKKEPLVDLNLFKIRDLNIGLLCVLFCYMVYNSYLLISTLVLQNGYHFNALLTGCMFVMFGVGFSFSSFFAMRLVTKIGKTVLQAGTIVMMISLGLQIFMFSGSIIAPQIVFLLVLLHGMSAGWVMPPIMNVTLRSVPHHFAGAASGLYATVQQASGALGVSIIGGVFFNKLSANKSSPDYHVAFRNGAGLELLMLGIMFVLLLFIPSGKTSGHYITE, from the coding sequence ATGGAAAAATTAAAAGCCTCGCGGTGGTTTGCATTGCTAATCGTGCTCGCAGCGCCATTCCTTTCGTTGATGGATATATTTATCGTCAACATAGCAATACCTGCCATAAGAAAAGGATTGCATTCAAGTGATGCAGAGCTTCAGATCGTTATTGCCGGCTACCTGTTGGGTTATGCTTCTTTTATGATAACAGGTGGCCGGGCAGGCGATCATTTCGGCCGGAAGAAAATATTCCTGTGGGGGATGGCGGTTTTTACCCTTGCATCTTGCTGGTGCGGTTTATCCCGCTCGGCGTTCGAACTAAATACTGCAAGATTTTTGCAAGGCGGGAGCGCGTCGTTTATGGTTCCGCAGACGATTTCTTATATACAATTACTCTTTACCGAACCTAAAGACCGGGCAAAAGCCATCGGCACGTTCGGACTAATACTGGGCCTGGCCAGTATGTTGGGACAATTCTTAGGCGGCTTTTTTACATACTACCATTTTGCAATTGCCGGATGGAGGCTTATCTTTTTTATTAATCTGCCAATTGGTATCGCAGCCATGATCGCAGCCTGGTTTTTCATTGAAGAAATCCCGCTTCATATAGGGGCAAAATTCGATCTTTCGGGCTCGGTGATTCTTTCGCTTGCTTTGTTTGCGCTGATCATCCCCATCATCCAGGGGCGCGAACTGGGCTGGCCTTTATGGTGTGTTTTAGGCCTGATACTTTCATTTGTGTTATTTGCCTGGTTTATCGTCGACCAGAATAAAAAACTAAAAGAGAAGAAGGAGCCGCTGGTTGATCTGAATTTATTTAAGATCAGAGACCTCAACATCGGGTTGTTGTGTGTGCTTTTTTGTTACATGGTTTATAATTCCTATTTGCTTATCAGCACACTGGTGTTGCAGAACGGTTATCATTTCAACGCACTGTTGACGGGATGTATGTTCGTCATGTTCGGGGTCGGCTTTTCTTTCTCTTCATTTTTTGCTATGCGGTTAGTAACCAAAATCGGCAAAACGGTATTACAGGCAGGAACCATAGTGATGATGATTTCCCTGGGCCTACAGATTTTTATGTTTTCAGGTAGTATCATCGCTCCGCAGATCGTGTTTTTACTGGTACTATTACACGGTATGAGCGCCGGATGGGTAATGCCGCCTATCATGAATGTGACGCTCAGGAGTGTTCCGCACCATTTCGCTGGTGCTGCTTCGGGCCTTTATGCTACTGTTCAGCAAGCGTCCGGAGCTTTGGGCGTCAGTATTATTGGCGGCGTTTTCTTCAATAAACTATCAGCAAACAAGTCCTCACCAGATTACCATGTCGCGTTCAGGAACGGAGCGGGTTTGGAACTCTTGATGCTCGGGATCATGTTTGTCCTTCTTTTGTTCATCCCATCCGGCAAAACGTCCGGCCATTATATAACAGAATAA
- a CDS encoding OsmC family protein, with protein sequence MKRTAKAHWNGNLKDGKGEISSQSTILNQTPYSFKTRFESGIGTNPEELIASAHAGCFTMSVSATLERAGFIANDLNTEATLDLDMVNLMVTGIHLDLKASLIDGVSAEAFQEIAEGAKANCIVSKALSVPITLSVTYQ encoded by the coding sequence ATGAAACGTACAGCAAAAGCACATTGGAATGGTAACCTTAAAGACGGCAAAGGAGAAATATCTTCTCAAAGTACCATCCTTAACCAAACACCCTATTCGTTTAAAACACGATTCGAATCGGGTATCGGCACCAATCCCGAAGAATTGATAGCCTCGGCACACGCAGGCTGTTTTACCATGTCAGTAAGTGCGACGCTTGAGCGTGCAGGCTTTATAGCCAACGACCTGAACACCGAAGCCACCCTTGATTTGGATATGGTTAACCTTATGGTTACCGGCATTCATTTGGATTTGAAAGCATCATTAATCGACGGTGTATCTGCCGAAGCTTTTCAGGAAATTGCCGAAGGCGCTAAAGCCAATTGTATTGTATCCAAAGCGCTGAGTGTGCCTATTACTTTAAGTGTTACCTACCAATAG
- a CDS encoding isochorismatase family cysteine hydrolase has protein sequence MKVQTYQRERTALLFIDPYNDFLSDGGKVWPRVREIAEANNLLDNLRTIVKSIRRAGIRIFIVPHKRWEPKDYQYWKYPNPTQVGLMDRHTFEKGTWGGDWHPDFAPQEGDIVVKEHWAQSGFANTDLDMLLKQQGITHVIAVGLLANTCVESTCRFAMELGYHVTLVKDATAAFTPAMMHAAHVLNGPTYAHAITTTGELIEELPGSPEP, from the coding sequence ATGAAAGTGCAAACCTATCAGCGAGAGAGAACAGCGTTGCTGTTTATCGATCCCTATAACGACTTCCTGTCGGACGGCGGAAAAGTATGGCCGAGGGTAAGAGAAATTGCCGAGGCGAATAATTTATTAGATAATCTTCGGACAATTGTTAAGTCAATTCGCCGGGCAGGCATCCGGATATTTATCGTTCCTCATAAAAGGTGGGAACCAAAAGACTACCAATACTGGAAATATCCCAACCCGACCCAAGTGGGCCTCATGGACAGGCATACCTTTGAAAAGGGTACCTGGGGCGGAGACTGGCATCCTGATTTTGCTCCACAGGAAGGTGATATCGTAGTGAAAGAACACTGGGCCCAAAGTGGTTTTGCGAATACCGACCTGGACATGCTACTCAAACAGCAGGGTATCACACACGTAATTGCCGTTGGGCTGTTGGCCAACACCTGCGTGGAAAGCACCTGCCGTTTTGCAATGGAACTCGGATATCATGTAACCCTGGTCAAGGATGCAACAGCGGCCTTTACACCCGCAATGATGCACGCTGCACATGTACTAAACGGGCCTACGTATGCACACGCTATTACAACTACCGGGGAGCTTATTGAAGAGTTGCCAGGTTCCCCGGAACCCTGA
- a CDS encoding SDR family oxidoreductase: MENIKDKVVIITGASSGIGAETARKLSALGAKVVLAARREDQLKSLVSELGENAMYVVTDVTKSADLNHLVQQAINKFGHIDALFNNAGIMPLSFFDEGKIDEWDRMIDINIKGVLYGINAVLPHMLERGQGHILSTSSIAGIKTTPGIGVYSATKFAVRAIMETLREEVAKTIKVTTIYPGATRSELGHDITSPKIKAAFFNSSAPPSPKMDESAIANAVIYAISQSGNTNVNEIVLRPLGQTR; encoded by the coding sequence ATGGAAAATATTAAAGATAAAGTAGTTATAATCACAGGAGCAAGCAGTGGTATCGGTGCAGAGACCGCCCGTAAGTTAAGCGCGCTCGGTGCAAAAGTTGTTTTGGCCGCCAGAAGAGAGGACCAGCTGAAATCCCTGGTATCGGAACTGGGTGAAAATGCCATGTATGTCGTAACTGATGTGACCAAAAGCGCCGACTTGAACCACCTCGTTCAACAGGCTATCAATAAATTCGGGCACATTGACGCATTGTTCAATAACGCAGGCATCATGCCGCTCTCATTTTTCGATGAGGGCAAAATCGATGAATGGGACAGGATGATCGATATCAATATCAAAGGTGTGTTATACGGTATCAATGCGGTGCTTCCGCATATGCTAGAAAGAGGCCAGGGCCATATTTTGTCAACCTCCTCCATTGCTGGAATCAAAACAACACCCGGTATCGGAGTTTATTCGGCAACCAAATTTGCAGTACGGGCTATCATGGAAACGTTGCGCGAAGAAGTAGCCAAGACGATTAAAGTGACGACCATTTATCCGGGTGCCACACGATCGGAGTTAGGGCATGATATCACGAGTCCCAAAATCAAGGCCGCCTTTTTCAACTCAAGTGCTCCCCCTTCACCCAAGATGGATGAGTCGGCTATCGCCAACGCTGTAATCTATGCGATCAGTCAGTCGGGTAACACGAATGTGAACGAGATCGTGCTCAGGCCCCTCGGTCAAACGAGGTAA
- a CDS encoding zinc-dependent alcohol dehydrogenase family protein: MKALVYYGPGKKSWEEQPKPAIKESTDALVRVLKTTICGTDLHIMKGDMPEVASGRILGHEGVGVIEEIGSSVSNFKKGDHVIISCVTSCGKCEYCKKGMYSHCEKGGWILGYMIDGTQAEYVRIPYADNSLYPIPAGSDEEALVMLSDILPTGFECGVLNGQVKPGDTIAIVGAGPVGMAALLTSQFYTPAEIIVIDQDDNRLAVAKTFGATHTINSAKENALIRVMELTDGKGVDTAIEAVGVPPTFELCEEIISAGGHIANIGVHGKSVTLHMEKLWDRNISITTRLVDTVTTPMLFKTVQSKRIEPKKLITHRFKLDQMIEAYDTFEHAAREKALKVLLEN; encoded by the coding sequence ATGAAAGCATTAGTGTATTACGGCCCGGGAAAGAAATCGTGGGAAGAACAGCCAAAGCCAGCAATCAAGGAATCAACCGATGCCCTTGTAAGGGTCTTGAAAACTACCATATGTGGCACCGACCTGCATATTATGAAAGGCGATATGCCAGAGGTTGCATCCGGAAGGATATTAGGGCATGAAGGGGTAGGAGTTATTGAAGAGATTGGGAGCTCAGTGAGCAACTTTAAAAAAGGCGATCATGTGATCATCTCCTGTGTTACCTCCTGTGGCAAATGTGAGTATTGCAAAAAAGGCATGTATTCGCACTGCGAAAAGGGAGGATGGATACTGGGCTACATGATTGATGGCACCCAGGCTGAATATGTAAGGATACCTTATGCTGATAACAGTCTTTACCCAATACCTGCAGGTTCAGACGAAGAAGCATTGGTGATGCTGAGCGATATTTTACCAACCGGTTTTGAATGCGGCGTATTAAACGGGCAGGTAAAGCCGGGCGATACCATAGCCATAGTAGGCGCTGGTCCGGTAGGTATGGCCGCCTTATTAACCTCACAATTTTATACTCCGGCAGAAATTATTGTGATCGATCAGGATGATAACCGCCTTGCAGTTGCCAAAACATTCGGCGCCACACATACCATTAACAGTGCCAAAGAAAATGCGCTTATAAGAGTAATGGAGCTAACCGATGGTAAAGGTGTTGACACAGCTATTGAGGCAGTAGGCGTGCCACCAACATTTGAATTATGTGAAGAGATCATTTCGGCAGGCGGGCACATTGCTAATATCGGCGTACATGGAAAAAGCGTGACCCTTCATATGGAAAAACTTTGGGACAGGAATATCTCTATTACCACCCGGTTAGTGGATACCGTTACCACGCCTATGCTTTTTAAAACAGTTCAATCAAAAAGAATTGAGCCGAAGAAGCTGATTACTCACCGCTTTAAACTGGATCAGATGATCGAGGCCTATGATACGTTTGAGCATGCGGCAAGGGAAAAAGCTTTAAAGGTATTACTGGAAAATTAA
- a CDS encoding SDR family NAD(P)-dependent oxidoreductase — MNTSKVWYVTGASQGLGLTLVKKLLDHGYRVAATSRDARTLSQAVGLIDKDRFLPLAVDLNNLDCIDESIQQTLAAFGRIDVVVNNAGYGMAGTVEEITQQDIRNIFNVNVLATVNVVRGILPVMRSQRSGYIINMGSVAGFVGAPGWAVYSATKAAVAAFSEVISLDVKEFGIKVTVVEPSGFRTGFLTKDSLAYTESKIDGYQAVKDTQERYLAANGKQPGDPDKASEILIELAESEQPPLHLYLGQDAYNRASDKLKAMTVELEQWKETTIEADFK; from the coding sequence ATGAATACTTCAAAAGTATGGTATGTAACAGGGGCCTCCCAGGGATTGGGACTTACGCTTGTAAAAAAATTGCTTGACCACGGCTATCGTGTTGCGGCAACTTCACGCGATGCACGTACCCTGAGCCAGGCGGTCGGCTTGATAGACAAGGACCGTTTTCTTCCGCTTGCTGTCGATTTAAATAACCTGGATTGTATTGATGAATCCATACAGCAAACCCTTGCAGCCTTCGGGCGGATTGACGTAGTGGTTAACAACGCGGGCTATGGAATGGCCGGAACAGTGGAAGAAATAACCCAACAGGATATCAGGAACATTTTTAATGTTAACGTGCTTGCAACCGTAAATGTGGTTAGGGGGATCCTGCCGGTGATGCGCAGCCAGCGATCAGGTTACATTATAAATATGGGTTCGGTGGCCGGTTTTGTGGGTGCTCCGGGATGGGCCGTTTATTCGGCTACCAAAGCCGCGGTAGCCGCTTTTTCCGAAGTGATCTCGCTTGATGTCAAGGAATTTGGAATTAAGGTTACCGTAGTTGAACCATCCGGGTTCAGAACAGGGTTTTTAACCAAAGATTCTCTGGCATATACCGAAAGTAAAATTGACGGCTACCAGGCTGTTAAGGATACGCAGGAACGGTACCTCGCAGCCAATGGCAAACAACCAGGCGACCCGGACAAAGCTTCAGAAATATTGATAGAACTGGCCGAAAGTGAACAACCGCCGCTTCACCTTTACCTGGGGCAGGATGCTTACAACCGGGCCTCAGATAAATTAAAAGCAATGACAGTCGAGCTGGAACAATGGAAAGAAACCACCATTGAGGCAGATTTTAAATAA
- a CDS encoding L,D-transpeptidase scaffold domain-containing protein — MNPVKKLFSLSLLIVLLMPFQLKAQNVIALSIKRQHAILYYPHLVERFYQQNGNKLAWIAPDTVKTHAWDAMLLLDCIKQYGLNHDDYHADLLLYPTLHRLIENGSDRKKATYDILLTDAIIRLINDLHYGKLNPVYTETRIDASTLFKADAVLLLALQSNAFLTCIDEVQPNAKLYVDLQDHMRLLVGQRSGDCYVIPQGLIRKMAINMERLRWISTTGKRVHLTLVVREGIVINYPDVYHQDKQLEALLYNESQKQNKLFNLNKTISSKL, encoded by the coding sequence ATGAACCCTGTAAAAAAGTTGTTTAGTCTATCGTTGCTTATTGTTTTGCTTATGCCATTTCAATTAAAGGCCCAAAATGTAATTGCTTTATCCATAAAAAGGCAGCATGCCATTTTATATTACCCGCATTTAGTTGAACGCTTTTATCAGCAAAATGGCAATAAACTGGCTTGGATAGCGCCGGATACAGTAAAAACACATGCCTGGGATGCCATGCTATTATTGGATTGCATAAAACAATATGGGTTGAATCACGACGACTATCACGCGGATCTGTTACTATATCCAACCCTACATAGGCTTATTGAAAACGGCAGTGATAGGAAAAAAGCAACATATGATATATTGCTAACCGATGCAATAATCCGTTTGATAAATGATCTCCACTACGGTAAACTTAACCCGGTTTACACCGAAACAAGAATTGATGCTTCGACCCTGTTTAAAGCCGATGCCGTATTATTACTCGCATTACAAAGCAATGCTTTTTTAACCTGTATTGATGAGGTACAGCCCAATGCTAAACTATATGTTGATCTGCAGGATCACATGCGGCTTTTAGTGGGCCAGCGCAGTGGCGATTGTTATGTAATACCACAAGGATTGATTCGTAAAATGGCAATTAATATGGAACGTTTACGATGGATAAGCACCACCGGTAAAAGAGTGCATCTTACACTAGTTGTAAGGGAAGGTATAGTAATCAATTATCCCGATGTTTATCATCAGGACAAGCAATTAGAAGCACTATTATATAACGAAAGTCAAAAGCAAAACAAATTGTTTAATTTGAATAAAACAATTTCTTCGAAATTGTAA
- a CDS encoding universal stress protein, which yields MKTVLVLTDFSINADYVAHYALGLTQTIRANLLLCNIYQSPDGEEVSDRKLWHMRVCEENSINDLGELVARLKSQLDKGDILNDFRPDISQYSEEGLVGEKLKELVARYEIVMAVISKHSANNITNIFGRNHAWNIIENAGFPVLVIPYQVRFKAFKMIAFATAMGETDINVLESLSVLAEHSGAEIMLTHVADENSDSKNEENKIKKFFDQVTCSRKSYHNIKGDNVINSLTWLAAHIDIDLLVLVHHKRGYFEKLLGRSITQKMANSSNKPLLIFPSAAVQETVAVF from the coding sequence ATGAAAACTGTATTAGTATTAACCGACTTTTCTATCAATGCTGACTATGTTGCCCATTACGCATTAGGATTGACACAAACTATCAGGGCGAACCTGTTACTATGTAATATTTACCAATCGCCTGATGGTGAAGAAGTATCTGACCGTAAATTGTGGCATATGCGTGTGTGTGAAGAAAACAGCATTAATGACCTGGGTGAACTGGTTGCCCGACTGAAAAGTCAGTTAGATAAAGGAGATATACTAAATGATTTTAGGCCCGACATCAGCCAATATAGTGAAGAGGGTTTAGTAGGCGAAAAACTTAAAGAGCTGGTGGCAAGATATGAAATAGTAATGGCAGTGATCAGCAAGCATAGCGCAAATAACATAACCAACATTTTTGGAAGGAACCACGCCTGGAATATTATAGAAAATGCCGGGTTTCCGGTATTGGTTATTCCTTACCAGGTACGGTTCAAAGCCTTTAAGATGATTGCTTTTGCTACCGCGATGGGGGAGACGGACATTAATGTATTGGAGTCATTATCAGTTTTAGCCGAACACTCAGGTGCTGAAATAATGCTGACGCATGTTGCTGATGAAAATTCTGATAGTAAAAATGAAGAAAATAAGATTAAAAAGTTTTTCGACCAGGTTACTTGTTCAAGAAAAAGCTACCATAATATAAAAGGCGATAATGTAATCAATAGCTTAACATGGCTGGCTGCACATATTGATATTGATCTATTGGTTTTGGTTCATCACAAACGTGGCTATTTTGAAAAATTATTAGGTAGAAGCATCACCCAAAAAATGGCTAATAGCTCAAACAAACCTTTACTGATCTTCCCATCTGCTGCTGTTCAGGAAACGGTTGCAGTGTTTTAA
- a CDS encoding alpha/beta fold hydrolase: protein MSEQPQYNRRRFLSAAAVTIAAGPLFMIGSADAKPNKIRPADGLSFKLSMNNSFGTIKQINAGVLNVGYAEAGSSNGPPVILLHGWPYDIYSFVDVTPLLVAKGYRVIVPYLRGFGTTRFLADETIRNGQPAAIALDIIALMDALKIEKAILAGFDWGARTADIIAALWPERCKALVAVSGYLIGSQAAGKIPLPPSVEFQWWYQFYFATERGEAGYGKYRHDFNKLIWRLASPKWNFDDAIFDRSAAAFDNPDHVAIVIHNYRWRQGLAQGESKYDHLEERLAKGPVITVPTITLEGDANGAPHPQPAAYASKFSGKYANRIISGGVGHNLPQEAPQAFADAIIEADGYSK, encoded by the coding sequence ATGTCAGAACAACCACAATATAACCGCCGCCGCTTTTTAAGTGCGGCCGCCGTTACTATCGCAGCTGGGCCGCTCTTCATGATCGGTTCAGCAGATGCAAAGCCTAACAAGATCAGACCAGCAGATGGTCTCTCATTTAAATTGAGTATGAACAATTCATTCGGCACGATAAAACAGATCAATGCCGGCGTTTTGAATGTTGGATATGCGGAAGCCGGATCTTCCAATGGCCCTCCGGTAATTCTTCTGCACGGCTGGCCTTATGATATATACAGCTTTGTAGATGTTACCCCTTTGCTGGTCGCAAAGGGGTACCGGGTAATCGTACCCTATCTGCGCGGTTTTGGAACAACCCGTTTTCTTGCAGATGAAACAATCAGGAATGGGCAGCCTGCTGCGATTGCACTCGATATCATCGCTTTGATGGATGCACTTAAGATAGAAAAGGCCATCCTCGCCGGGTTCGATTGGGGCGCACGCACGGCAGATATCATCGCTGCGCTCTGGCCTGAACGTTGCAAGGCACTTGTCGCTGTCAGCGGCTACCTGATCGGTAGTCAGGCAGCCGGAAAAATACCGCTACCGCCATCGGTTGAATTTCAATGGTGGTACCAGTTCTACTTCGCGACCGAACGTGGCGAGGCTGGCTATGGCAAATACCGCCATGATTTCAACAAGCTGATCTGGCGGCTCGCATCGCCGAAATGGAACTTTGACGATGCCATCTTCGATCGCTCGGCCGCAGCATTCGACAACCCAGACCACGTCGCCATTGTTATCCACAATTATCGCTGGCGACAAGGCCTTGCGCAGGGGGAATCGAAATACGACCACCTGGAAGAGCGACTCGCCAAAGGCCCGGTTATCACCGTGCCCACGATTACCCTTGAGGGTGATGCCAATGGCGCACCGCACCCGCAGCCTGCGGCCTATGCGAGCAAGTTTTCGGGCAAGTATGCGAACAGAATCATCAGTGGAGGAGTCGGACATAACCTGCCACAGGAAGCACCGCAGGCATTTGCCGATGCCATCATCGAGGCGGATGGCTATTCAAAATGA
- a CDS encoding type 1 glutamine amidotransferase domain-containing protein: MKINKILFVVTSHDELGNTGKKTGLWIEEFAAPYYKFHDLGKEIVIASPKGGQAPIDPKSDLPENKTEATMRYYSDKETQDKLSNTVLLSAVSESDFDTIFYPGGHGPMWDLPDDKDSIRLIEAFYNNGKPVTLVCHAPVALKNVKTPDGEWLIKEKRVTAFANTEEETAQLTHVVPFLLEDMLKERGANFEKGEDWRPFVTREGLLITGQNPASSVLAADTLLDYSERL, from the coding sequence ATGAAAATCAACAAAATTCTATTCGTTGTTACATCTCATGATGAGTTGGGTAACACCGGCAAAAAAACAGGCTTATGGATTGAGGAATTCGCCGCCCCTTATTATAAGTTTCATGATCTTGGAAAGGAAATTGTTATAGCATCGCCCAAAGGCGGGCAGGCACCGATTGACCCAAAGAGCGACCTGCCGGAAAATAAAACTGAAGCTACCATGAGATATTACAGTGATAAGGAGACTCAGGACAAGTTAAGCAATACGGTATTGTTGAGCGCCGTTTCGGAAAGCGACTTTGATACGATCTTCTATCCGGGCGGCCATGGTCCGATGTGGGATCTCCCTGATGATAAGGATTCCATTAGGCTTATTGAAGCATTTTATAATAATGGAAAACCCGTTACGTTGGTGTGCCATGCTCCAGTGGCTTTAAAAAATGTAAAGACTCCTGACGGCGAATGGCTGATTAAGGAGAAAAGGGTAACTGCTTTTGCCAATACAGAAGAAGAGACCGCGCAACTGACACATGTGGTACCTTTCCTATTGGAAGATATGCTGAAGGAAAGGGGCGCGAATTTTGAAAAAGGAGAAGACTGGAGGCCTTTTGTAACCCGCGAAGGCCTGTTGATCACAGGCCAAAACCCCGCCTCATCCGTTTTGGCTGCCGATACCTTACTTGATTATTCAGAAAGGTTGTAA
- a CDS encoding YceI family protein, producing MKNNIKQTLILTAICIIGFSCMLHAQSIYKINDSKDMDMKLSGTSTLHSWTMDAKTFSGDADFHFESGSGGQLSSVKSLTFTLAVADLKSSEGGLNKNAYKALKAEDYKDIDYKLTSATVTSEKDNKYLVKAHGNLTIAGVTKEVIMNVECVVNPDATITCTGSEKLNMTDYAVKPPTFMLGAMKTGDAITLNFTLVYKKIS from the coding sequence ATGAAAAATAATATTAAACAAACCCTGATACTTACAGCGATCTGTATCATAGGATTTAGCTGCATGCTGCATGCGCAATCTATCTATAAGATCAACGATTCAAAGGATATGGACATGAAATTGTCTGGAACATCTACTTTGCATAGCTGGACAATGGATGCAAAAACCTTTTCGGGCGATGCGGATTTCCACTTTGAATCAGGCAGCGGGGGGCAGCTCTCATCCGTTAAATCGCTAACATTCACATTGGCCGTAGCAGACCTGAAAAGCAGCGAAGGCGGCCTGAACAAGAATGCATACAAGGCATTAAAGGCTGAGGACTACAAAGACATCGATTATAAACTCACATCAGCAACAGTAACATCTGAAAAGGATAACAAATACCTGGTAAAAGCGCATGGCAACCTAACTATTGCCGGTGTAACCAAAGAGGTAATCATGAATGTGGAATGCGTTGTCAACCCCGATGCTACCATTACTTGCACGGGTTCTGAAAAACTGAACATGACCGATTACGCCGTAAAGCCACCAACCTTTATGCTCGGGGCCATGAAAACAGGCGATGCCATTACGCTCAATTTTACGCTGGTTTATAAAAAAATAAGCTAA